A part of Candidatus Binatia bacterium genomic DNA contains:
- a CDS encoding DUF1566 domain-containing protein: MSVKCPGDLNADNKVTIDEILASVNSALNGCLPISPRFVDNNNGTISDTKTGLVWEKKSNDGSIHDKDNRYTWSQQDSEQWGYWDGTVFTEFLATLNREAFAGHSDWDLPSLEQLQTLLDRDSAFPAMDQHAFNPSTCTEGCNVTSCSCTAESLAPPDSFYWSLSGLTTDMWDAWVVDFTEGTVRYEYKASGGYARAVRGGFYVSPSTVPTSDRAPVR; this comes from the coding sequence ATGAGCGTTAAGTGTCCGGGGGACCTCAACGCGGACAACAAGGTGACGATAGACGAGATCCTCGCCTCGGTGAACAGCGCCCTGAATGGATGCCTGCCGATCTCCCCGCGCTTTGTGGATAACAACAACGGCACGATCAGCGACACCAAGACGGGGTTGGTCTGGGAGAAAAAGAGCAACGACGGGAGCATTCACGATAAGGACAATCGCTACACCTGGAGCCAGCAGGACTCGGAGCAATGGGGGTATTGGGACGGGACCGTGTTCACGGAATTCTTGGCCACCCTGAACCGCGAGGCCTTCGCGGGGCACAGTGACTGGGACCTGCCGAGCCTGGAACAGCTACAGACCCTTCTCGACCGAGATAGCGCCTTCCCGGCCATGGATCAACATGCCTTTAACCCTTCCACCTGCACGGAGGGGTGCAACGTGACCTCGTGCAGCTGCACGGCGGAAAGCCTCGCGCCACCCGATTCCTTCTATTGGTCTTTGTCGGGGCTGACCACCGATATGTGGGATGCGTGGGTGGTCGACTTCACCGAAGGAACCGTGCGGTACGAATACAAGGCAAGCGGCGGGTACGCGCGTGCCGTTCGGGGTGGGTTCTACGTGTCGCCCAGTACGGTGCCGACGTCAGATCGCGCGCCTGTGCGCTGA